In one Cellulomonas sp. JZ18 genomic region, the following are encoded:
- a CDS encoding DNA polymerase III subunit delta': protein MSVWDDLVGQEPAVAVLRHAVEDPSAMTHAWLLTGPPGSGRSNAARAFAAALQCDTGGCGTCHACTTVLGGTHPDVTLVATEGVFIRVDATRPLVELAQRAPSQGRWRVIVVEDADRFNEQSANVLLKAVEEPPERTVWLLCAPSPEDVLVTIRSRSRSVALRVPPVDAVAELLVRRDGVDPRTAVVAARAAQSHVGIARRLARDPQARERRAAVLGIATRVRGVGDAVLAAGELVETAQADARAATEERDVAEKNALLRSLGAEGATTVPPALRAQVKALEEEQKRRATRAQRDVLDRAMVDLLSLYRDVLVVQLGAGVELVNVEQEDAVRALAAGSTPEQTLRRMDAVGQARTRLAGNVAPLLAVEAMAIALRPQG, encoded by the coding sequence GTGAGCGTCTGGGACGACCTGGTCGGGCAGGAGCCGGCCGTCGCGGTGCTGCGGCACGCGGTGGAGGACCCGTCCGCGATGACGCACGCCTGGCTGCTCACCGGCCCGCCCGGGTCCGGCCGCTCCAACGCGGCACGTGCGTTCGCCGCCGCGCTCCAGTGCGACACCGGTGGGTGCGGGACGTGCCACGCGTGCACCACCGTGCTGGGCGGCACCCACCCCGACGTGACGCTGGTGGCGACGGAGGGCGTGTTCATCCGCGTCGACGCGACGCGGCCGCTGGTCGAGCTCGCGCAGCGGGCCCCGTCGCAGGGGCGCTGGCGCGTGATCGTGGTGGAGGACGCCGACCGGTTCAACGAGCAGAGCGCGAACGTGCTGCTCAAGGCCGTGGAGGAGCCGCCCGAGCGCACGGTGTGGCTGCTGTGCGCGCCGAGCCCCGAGGACGTGCTCGTGACGATCCGCAGCCGCAGCCGCTCCGTCGCGCTGCGGGTGCCGCCCGTCGACGCGGTCGCCGAGCTGCTCGTGCGCCGGGACGGCGTCGACCCGCGGACCGCCGTCGTCGCGGCGCGCGCCGCGCAGAGCCACGTCGGCATCGCCCGCCGGCTCGCCCGGGACCCGCAGGCGCGCGAGCGGCGCGCCGCCGTGCTCGGCATCGCGACGCGCGTGCGGGGCGTCGGGGACGCGGTGCTCGCCGCGGGCGAGCTCGTCGAGACCGCGCAGGCGGACGCCAGGGCGGCGACCGAGGAGCGCGACGTCGCCGAGAAGAACGCACTGCTGCGCTCGCTCGGCGCGGAGGGTGCGACGACCGTGCCGCCCGCCCTGCGGGCGCAGGTCAAGGCCCTGGAGGAGGAGCAGAAGCGCCGCGCGACGCGCGCCCAGCGCGACGTGCTGGACCGGGCGATGGTCGACCTGCTCTCGCTGTACCGGGACGTCCTCGTCGTGCAGCTCGGCGCCGGGGTCGAGCTGGTCAACGTCGAGCAGGAGGACGCCGTGCGCGCGCTCGCGGCGGGCTCCACGCCGGAGCAGACGCTGCGCCGCATGGACGCGGTCGGGCAGGCGCGGACCCGGCTGGCGGGGAACGTCGCGCCGCTGCTCGCGGTCGAGGCCATGGCGATCGCGCTGCGGCCGCAGGGCTGA
- a CDS encoding Gfo/Idh/MocA family protein — MARTEDPRTAPPIRWGILGAGNIASTFVHSVREFTRAQVVAVGSRHRDRAERFATAHGVPTTHVGYRELVEDRQVDAVYVATPHSEHREHALLAIKAGKHVLVEKSFTRNAAEAEEVFAAAQAAGVFVMEAMWTRFLPHVYALHQVIEAGEIGDIVNIRADHGQFFPFDAGSRLYAPDLAGGALLDLGVYPVSWAHDFLGVPTGVHAFGQLTSTGVDGQISMVLEYGDQVQATLNTTLWAKTPTTSSISGTEGYIRVAGSFYGPTSFRLARRDGREWTFEQPYARGLQYEAAEVARRVAAGDTESPRMSWQGTLDVMRTMDEVRRQVGVAYPGETSA, encoded by the coding sequence ATGGCTCGCACCGAGGACCCTCGTACCGCACCGCCGATCCGCTGGGGCATCCTCGGCGCCGGCAACATCGCCTCCACGTTCGTGCACTCCGTGCGCGAGTTCACGCGCGCGCAGGTCGTCGCCGTGGGCTCGCGGCACCGCGACCGCGCCGAGCGCTTCGCGACGGCCCACGGGGTCCCGACGACGCACGTCGGGTACCGCGAGCTCGTCGAGGACAGGCAGGTCGACGCCGTCTACGTCGCGACCCCGCACTCCGAGCACCGCGAGCACGCCCTGCTGGCGATCAAGGCCGGCAAGCACGTGCTCGTCGAGAAGTCCTTCACGCGCAACGCCGCCGAGGCGGAGGAGGTCTTCGCCGCCGCGCAGGCCGCGGGCGTGTTCGTGATGGAGGCGATGTGGACGCGCTTCCTCCCGCACGTGTACGCGCTGCACCAGGTCATCGAGGCCGGCGAGATCGGCGACATCGTCAACATCCGCGCCGACCACGGGCAGTTCTTCCCGTTCGACGCCGGCAGCCGGCTCTACGCGCCGGACCTCGCGGGCGGTGCGCTGCTCGACCTCGGCGTGTACCCGGTCTCCTGGGCGCACGACTTCCTCGGTGTGCCGACCGGCGTGCACGCGTTCGGGCAGCTGACCTCGACGGGCGTCGACGGGCAGATCTCCATGGTGCTCGAGTACGGCGACCAGGTGCAGGCCACGCTCAACACGACGCTGTGGGCCAAGACCCCCACGACGTCCTCGATCTCCGGTACCGAGGGGTACATCCGCGTGGCGGGCAGCTTCTACGGGCCGACGTCGTTCCGGCTGGCGCGTCGCGACGGGCGCGAGTGGACGTTCGAGCAGCCGTACGCGCGCGGGCTGCAGTACGAGGCCGCCGAGGTCGCCCGTCGTGTCGCGGCCGGTGACACGGAGAGCCCGCGGATGTCCTGGCAGGGCACGCTCGACGTCATGCGGACGATGGACGAGGTCCGCCGTCAGGTCGGCGTCGCCTACCCCGGCGAGACGTCCGCCTGA